The following are encoded together in the Silurus meridionalis isolate SWU-2019-XX chromosome 2, ASM1480568v1, whole genome shotgun sequence genome:
- the mmaa gene encoding methylmalonic aciduria type A protein, mitochondrial, translating into MAPVVLLPFLYRFRTLSSATAKHSSQILHRTSTEVHHGPVCVLSQRRNMSTKKALSQSVSDLTLGERTLLERLYDGLVRGQRSSLAECITLVETQHPRKKELAQVLLQRVLAYRQERERMLGGKPVAFRVGLSGPPGAGKSSFIEVLGKMLTEKGHKVSVLAVDPSSCTTGGSLMGDKTRMTELSRDMNAFIRPSPSSGTLGGVTRTTNEAIVLCEGAGYDIVLVETVGVGQSEFAVADMVDLFVLLIPPAGGDELQGIKRGIIEKADLVVVTKSDGELLIPARKIQAEYTSALKLLRKKSKTWTPKVVRVSSQTGQGVPELWDIMLRYRDATLSSGELQTRRREQQKVWLWSLIKENALRHFQEHPEVQAALPELERRVARGDVSPGLAADLLLRAFRTTQ; encoded by the exons ATGGCTCCGGTGGTCCTCCTCCCATTTTTATATCGTTTCAGGACTCTGAGCTCAGCCACAGCTAAACATTCCTCCCAGATCCTTCACAGGACCAGCACAGAGGTGCACCATGGACCCGTGTGTGTCCTGTCTCAACGGAGGAACATGTCCACAAAGAAGGCCTTGAGTCAGAGTGTGTCAGATCTGACGCTCGGGGAGAGGACCTTGCTCGAGCGGCTGTACGACGGCCTGGTCAGGGGTCAGAGGTCGTCTCTGGCGGAGTGTATAACACTGGTGGAGACACAGCATCCTCGGAAGAAGGAGTTGGCCCAAGTGCTGCTGCAGAGGGTGCTGGCATACCGGCAAGAGCGCGAGAGGATGTTAGGAGGGAAACCGGTGGCCTTCAGAGTGG GTTTGTCTGGTCCTCCCGGTGCTGGGAAATCATCCTTTATTGAGGTGCTGGGAAAAATGCTGACAGAAAAAGGCCACAAAGTCTCCGTGTTGGCTGTGGACCCTTCCTCGTGCACCACAGGGG GCTCGCTGATGGGGGATAAGACGCGGATGACGGAGCTCTCGCGGGACATGAACGCCTTCATCCGACCATCACCGTCTTCAGGGACACTGGGTGGGGTAACAAGGACCACCAATGAAGCTATAGTCCTGTGTGAGGGAGCAGGTTATGACATTGTGCTCGTGGAAACAGTGG gTGTCGGACAGTCTGAATTTGCTGTTGCCGATATGGTCGACCTTTTTGTGTTGCTAATTCCACCAGCAGGAGGCGACGAGCTGCag GGAATAAAGAGAGGTATCATTGAGAAAGCTGATCTGGTGGTGGTGACAAAGTCAGACGGAGAGTTGCTCATTCCGGCACGCAAGATTCAGGCCGAATACACGAGCGCTTTGAAACTGCTCCGAAAGAAATCCAAAACCTGGACACCTAAG GTGGTCAGGGTGTCCTCGCAGACAGGACAGGGTGTCCCCGAGCTCTGGGACATCATGCTGCGGTATCGTGACGCCACGTTGTCTAGCGGTGAGCTACAAACCCGTAGGCGTGAGCAGCAGAAGGTCTGGCTGTGGAGCCTCATCAAGGAGAATGCCCTGCGCCATTTTCAGGAACATCCAGAGGTGCAGGCGGCGCTGCCCGAGTTGGAGCGCAGGGTGGCCCGAGGAGACGTTTCTCCAGGACTGGCAGCCGACCTCCTGCTGAGGGCCTTCAGGACCACACAGTAA